The Planctomycetota bacterium sequence GTCGAGTTTGATGCGTGCTTCGACGACGCGCCGGTCGGGATCGATGACCGCCAGCGCCCCGTCGCCGTAGCCGATGTAGACGCGCCGGGCGGCCGGGTCGAAGCGCACGTTGTCCGCATCGTCGAGATCGCCGATGGTTGCGACGGGTTTGAGGTCGGCATCGTAGACGTGACACCGCCCGTCGCCGCCCGCCGCGGCGAAAAGCTGGCGCGTCTGCGGATCGACGACCATGCCCGTCGGCGTGCGCAGGTCCTTGAGCGTGGCGATGCGCTGACCGGCCGCGGCGTCGATGACTTCGATCGTGTCATTGCCCAGCGCCGCCACGAAAAGCCGATGCGACGCGGGGTCGTAGAACAGATGGTCGATGCGGCCCTCGACGCCCGGCAGGGCGATCGAACGCTCGAGCGTCAGCGGTTCGTCCGCCGACGACGGCAGCGCGGCGATGAGGATGAACAGACCGGTGAGAAATGCTGCACGCATGCGAGGCCTCCTTCGCCTTGCGTTCCCGGCCGGAAGCGGATCAGAAACTGCGATTGATCACCGCGTCGGCGATCGTCATCAGCGTCGCGCGGGCCGGGGAATCGGAGACGCACATTAACGCCGCCTTCGCCTGCTCGATGAACTGCTCGGCCCGGCGGCGCGCATACGGCAGGGCATCGGAGTCGATGAGCACCTGACCGACCTTGCGCGCCTGATCCGGGCCGGGCGTGCGAAGCAGGTTGAGGAGCATCTGCCGATCCGCCGCCGCGGCGGTTTCGAGGCGGTGAATGAGCGGGAGCGTGAGCTTGCCTTTTTCCAGGTCCTTGCCGAGCGATTTGCCGACGACGCTCGCGTCGCCGGTCAGGTCCAGCACATCGTCGATGATCTGGAACGCCGCGCCGATCAGTTCGCCGTAGCGGTTCATCTCGTCGCACACGTGCCGGTCCGCCCCGCTGAACATCGCGCCCAGCCGGCAGCCCACGCCGCAGAGCGACGCGGTCTTGCGGCGGATGATGTCGAAGTACGTCTGCTCGTCCAGCGACCAGTTGTTGCGGTTGTGCAGTTGAAGCAGTTCGCCTTCGCAGACGGTGTTGGTCGTCGCCGCGATGAGCCGGGCGGCGGCCTGCGAGTCGAGCGAGGAGCAAAGATGGTACGAATGGCTGATGAGGTAGTCGCCGAGCATCACCGCCGCCTCGTTGCCGCGGAGCTGATTGATCGTCGTGACCTTGCGGCGGACGTCCTGCTCGTCGAGCACATCGTCATGCACCAGCGTCGCCATGTGCACCATCTCGACGACCGTCGCCAGCGTGCGATGCTCATCGCGCAGTTGCCCGTCGCTCGACGTGGCCAGCCCGCTGAGCATGACCAACAGCGGGCGCAGCATCTTGCCGCGGTACTGCTCCAGGTGTCGCGCCAGATCGTTGACGCATGACAAATCGCTCACCAGCTCGGCGGCGAAGCGCGCTTCGACCTCGCCCAGCTCCGCCGCGAGCAGCTCCTCAATCGCCTTGTGCTTTTCGCCCAGTGAAAACATGCCGACCATGGTAGGAGAACTGGGGGGCGGGGGGAAGGGGGTTGGGGAAGGGGATCGGGGATCGGGGGGTGGGGATCGGGGTTTCTAGTTTCTAGTTTCTAGTTTCTAGTTTCGGATTTCGCGACGAAGCGCGCTTGGGCTTCGGGGCCACCCTCACCCCAGCCCTCTCCCGGCGGGAGAGGGGGCCGGAACTCCCACCCCGATCCCCGATCCCAAACCCCCGATCCCCATCCCCCGATCCCCCCTCAACGCTCCATTCTCGCCCGGATCATCGCCGTCAGTTCCGCGCGGTTTTCGACGGACGTGTCCAATCGGAACGGCTCGCCGATGGTGACGACCGCGCGGCTTGGGCGCACGTAGGCCCAGAGGGGGTTGTTCGTGTATCGCGGGCCGGTGATGTGAACGGGGACGATCCATGCTTCGCCGCGTTGGGCGATGAGTCCGACACCCGGACCGAACGGCAGCATCGGGCCGCCGGTCTGGTTGACGCGTCCCTCGGGGAAGATGCCCACGACCTGCCCGTCGCGCAGCGCATGGATCGCCGCCAGCGCCGCTCGGCCGTCGCGCTCGCCCCGCCGCACGCCGATCGGTTCGATGATCCGCCACAGCCACCCGAACGTCCCGGTCATGTACTCGCGCGCCATCATCCAATGCACCATGCGCGGCAGCGCCGCCTGAATCAGCGCCGGGTCCACGCCCGAGGTGTGATTGCTCACGACGAGCACCGCCCCGCGGCGCGGCAGACGATGACGCCCGCGCACGATCAACCGGTGCACCGCCTGCGTGTACCATCGCAAAAAGCGCCAGAGCACATTGATCCGCCTTGTCGCGCCCGGGCCGCTCGTCACGTATCGCCACCCGCCCCACGCCGCCGCCGACATCAGCCCGACGCCCATCACGATCGCCGCCGGCCGCATGGACGCATCCGTCGACGGCAGCTTCCAGATCAATCCCGCCAACACCACCTTGCCAAACTCCGTGATGATCTCCTTCGCCGCGAAAACCCGCCCGCGGAGGTAGTCGGGCGTGATGCGCTGAAGGAGCGTGTTAAGCGGGACGAGCAGCGCCCCGGCACTGATGCCCGTCAACAGCGCGATCGCGACGCCGATGGCGAACGTCGGCACGATCATCTGAAGCGCGATGAAAAGTCCGCAGCCAAAAAGCCCGACCGTCATGAGCAGTTCCGTGCCGAGCCGTGTGTTCATCGCGCCGAGGATCACCGCGCCGATGAGCATGCCGAGTCCGACCGGCGCCGCGACGAGGCCGAACGATTCGATGTCGCCGCCGTAGAGCGTGACGTTCACCACCGCCAGCGCGGGCATGTAAATCGACGTGCCGGTCCAGACGATCGCGGCCGTGAGGATCAGCATCGTGACCGGCCGATGCGCGACGGCGTAGCGCAGACCGTCGTGAATCTCGCGCACGGTCCGCATCGGCGTATGCACGACAAAACCCGTCCGCCGCTCGGCCTTGGCCCACGGGGTCTTCATGAAAATCCAGAACGTCCCGCTGATCATGTAGCACGCCGCGGCGATCCCGATGACGCTCGTCGCCGACTCTTTGGCCAGCGGGCCCCCGATGATGAATCCGATCAGGTTGCCGATGATGCCCATCGACACGACGGCGGCGTTGGCGCGCGTCAGCATCGCTTCGCCGACGACGTTGGGCACGACGCTCAACTTCGCCGGCACGAACGTCGCCGCCATCACGCCGATGACCCCCATCATCGTCC is a genomic window containing:
- a CDS encoding polyprenyl synthetase family protein, which encodes MVGMFSLGEKHKAIEELLAAELGEVEARFAAELVSDLSCVNDLARHLEQYRGKMLRPLLVMLSGLATSSDGQLRDEHRTLATVVEMVHMATLVHDDVLDEQDVRRKVTTINQLRGNEAAVMLGDYLISHSYHLCSSLDSQAAARLIAATTNTVCEGELLQLHNRNNWSLDEQTYFDIIRRKTASLCGVGCRLGAMFSGADRHVCDEMNRYGELIGAAFQIIDDVLDLTGDASVVGKSLGKDLEKGKLTLPLIHRLETAAAADRQMLLNLLRTPGPDQARKVGQVLIDSDALPYARRRAEQFIEQAKAALMCVSDSPARATLMTIADAVINRSF
- a CDS encoding MFS transporter, which gives rise to MGEPSLGRNLSFHLLWSSTFASGVGDRMAMFAALSLLGYAGKGVDNSSIQSGIDFFFFLPYLLWSPIAGWISDRLPRKWVLFAADELRGVAVLGAFLFMPQMRGAAIEVNDRWMVWTMMGVIGVMAATFVPAKLSVVPNVVGEAMLTRANAAVVSMGIIGNLIGFIIGGPLAKESATSVIGIAAACYMISGTFWIFMKTPWAKAERRTGFVVHTPMRTVREIHDGLRYAVAHRPVTMLILTAAIVWTGTSIYMPALAVVNVTLYGGDIESFGLVAAPVGLGMLIGAVILGAMNTRLGTELLMTVGLFGCGLFIALQMIVPTFAIGVAIALLTGISAGALLVPLNTLLQRITPDYLRGRVFAAKEIITEFGKVVLAGLIWKLPSTDASMRPAAIVMGVGLMSAAAWGGWRYVTSGPGATRRINVLWRFLRWYTQAVHRLIVRGRHRLPRRGAVLVVSNHTSGVDPALIQAALPRMVHWMMAREYMTGTFGWLWRIIEPIGVRRGERDGRAALAAIHALRDGQVVGIFPEGRVNQTGGPMLPFGPGVGLIAQRGEAWIVPVHITGPRYTNNPLWAYVRPSRAVVTIGEPFRLDTSVENRAELTAMIRARMER